ATGAAGGTGACGATCCTGAATTCTGGAACCTGAATCTCATGTTTGATGTCGACGAACCGGTGCTGACCACCACGAATGAGAAGATCATCGGCACTGCTGGCGGCACTGTGACTGTCTATCTGGACGGACAAGATCGCACGGTCACATTCCCTTCAGGATTCATGTTGGCGGATGAAATCGTCTCCGTATCAGCCAGCAAAGGTGTGAACAAGATGGGTCAGCACCTTGAGATCTATGAATTCACACCAATCAGCATCGCGCTCTTCGGAGCGTTCCAGCTCGGTATCGAAACCGACATTGAATCGCCTTCAGTGTACTCGACAAAGGCAAAATTCACGCTGTACAGGCTGGTCGAAGACAAGTATTACGAAGTCACGACCGGTCTTCCGAATTCACAGGGCGTGGTTGAGTTCGAACTGCGGAGCTCAATGACGTTTGCGGTAATCTACGAAATCAGCACCGCGCCGTCGGACTTCAATCTTAGTTGATTCTGAAGCTCGCAGGGGACGACTGAACAAGAAAAGCCCTTGGCTCTTTCCTCTTGACGCCGGCAGGCATCCAGCCTGCCGGTTAATACTCCCGGACGTTCGTGTCGCATCCTGCAGAAGACTCAGACGGCACGTTCAATCTGATGGCATTTGTTAAATAGTCTGCTTCTCAGCAGATTGAGCATCACAAGCGAACTCAACGCTGCCGCGGCAAGTATCGCGGCTATGATCGCGACCTGGTACTTGACTGCCAGCATCGGCTCGACTCCGGAAAGTATCTGCCCGGTCATCATGCCAGGCAAATGGACGATTCCCATCCCGGTCATTGAGGCAATTGTCGGCACGAGCGCGGCGCGGTAGGCCGTACGCAATGCTGTCATCGAAGCTTCTTTGTAGGTTGCGCCCAAAGCAAGACTGGTCTCGATCTGGTCCCTCTTGCCGATGACTTCAGCGATGAATCGCTCGGTGACCAGCGCGCAGGCAGTCATGGAGTTTCCTATAATCATTCCTCCCAGCGGCAAAACATAGCGCGCATCATACCACGGCTCGCGACCGATTACCAGGAAGATAAATATGGCGAGCACCGAGAGACTGCCGATGCCCATGGATGCGAACAGAATCAAAGGCAAACGCTTCACCCTAATCTCGAGTCGTCCAAGGACGACCGTGACGGCGAATGCAATCATGATGACGATCAGCGCCACCGAAGCAAGCCAGAAATCAATCTTGAAAACGTACTTCAGCAGCAGACCTGCAGCGAAAAGCTGCAGCGTCATGCGCAGGGTTGCCACAACGAGTTCCCTGCTGATTCGAAGGCTGTTCGACATTGCAAGAAAGAACACAACTACCAGCATCAGGTATGCTACCGCAAGCTGGTACATTCCAATCTGTTCAGCCATTCCTGCCCCCATCTTCATCCTCGAGGAAGTCTTTGAACTGCTGAGCGTCTATCGTCTTTCGCTTCTCTATGATCTTCCCTCTCGCAATGAGGACTATTTCATCGGCCAGAGTCAGGAATCTTGTCGAGTGCGAAACCACCACAAGCGACAGGCTCCCCTTGAGCCGCCCAAACATCTCAAATACTTTCTCCTCCGAATGCGGATCGAGCGCAGAGGTCGGCTCATCGGCCAGAAGCACTTCCGGCGAGAGAATCAGAGAACGTATTAAGGCCACCCGCTGCTTCTCGCCACCTGACAAGATATTAACATCTTGCTTTAACAGTTCCCTGCTAAGCCCCAACCCGTCCATCAGTTGTAGCACTTCGACATCATCCATTTTCTTTGAGGCATTCGATGCGTAGGAGAATGCAACGGCGATATTGTCGCTCACCGTTCCGGGGAACATCACCGGCTCCTGGGATATAGATACTACTTCGGACCGATAAGATGGCTGATTGTAATCACAGACATCTTTGCCAAGATACCTGACACTCCCCGATGAAGGATACACGAGCCCGTTCAACAATCGGAGCAGGCTGGTCTTGCCCCCTCCGGATGGTCCTGCTATGAGATAGAGTTGCCGCGGTTGGAGATGGAGATTGACGGAATCGAGCACAGGTCTGGATTCGCCATCCAAGCTCACATTTTCCAGAGAAAATAATAAGTCGCTATTGCCGATTTCGTTCATCGCGCTCCAATCGAAGTACACGATAATACGAAAGCACAATCAGACTGTCAACAGGAGTGACTATAATTAGTTTACAAAGTCTTTGAGCATCTGCTCGATAGTCTCGCGATCAGGGCCCGGAAACGACCCGATTTCGATTAGAACATCAACTTTGGATGTCTGCTCTCCCGTCTTGTCCAGGAAGCCGGAAAGATTGTCCGAGAGCCGGCTGGCAAGCGTCACGGCTCCCTCGCGGGGAGTCTCGGCAAGCAGCAACCCAATCCTATCACGATCCATCCGCGAGACAACGTCAGTCGAGCGGACTGTCGCCCTGATAACATTGCAGAGCCGGGCTATGAATTCTTCAGCCTTGACATTGTCGGCTGGAAATTTCTTCTGGAGGCGATCGGCGAGTTCGGCCAAACGCAGAGTCATAAGCGACACAAACGAGCAGTAACGCTCAGATCGCTTCAACTCGTGGCGCACAACTGATGCAAAATCATTGTGATTTGTTATCACTCTGTCGAGTTCACTGGATGAACCGCCGATAGCGTCAGAAAAAAACACCGAACCTCCCGCCCGTTTAGCCAAGTAATATTAAGACAGCAACTACTGTGCCTTCAGGAGTGCGGCATCCGACTCAGGTATACAGAGTCATCGAAACCTTTGAAGAATTGCACGATATCAGATTTCTTGGGATAGAGAACAGCTTATGTAATCAACCAACTGTTCAAAAGTTGCGCAATCGGATTCACAATTTCTGCATAGGTTCGGCTATTCGATCTCGTTGATTCTGTACTCTTTGATCTTGTAAAGAAGAGACCTGTAACTTATCTCGAGGATTTCTGCAGCTTTTCTTCTATTCCAATTGACCTTAGTCAGCACCTCCGAGATCAGCCGTTTCTCTTCTACGGCGACTGCTCTGGATATTCTTTTCTTCAAGGAATAGTCCGGCTGTGAGGCTGTTTCAGCCTCAGCAGCGAATCCAGCAGCAACAGGTTGGAGCTGCGATGCCGGCTGATATGATCTCGCGGGCTGGAGTTTCTGGCCCCTCAACAGCAAATCATCCACAATGCCTTCATCTTCCCGGACTATGACCTGCTTGACGAGATTTTCGAGTTGACGAATATTGCCCGGAAAGTCATATTCGACAAGCATCGAAATCGTTTCCCTCGAAAGAGGCTGGAGTTCTTTCTTATAGAGTGTAGAATATTTCTTCATAAAATGTTCTACCAGCAGCGGGGTGTCATCCCTGCGTTCACGCAAGGGTGGTAGATAGATGGTTATCTCATTCAGCCTGTAGAACAGATCATCACGAAACTGCTGGTTGGAAATTGCCACGTCCAGGTCACGATTTGTAGCACATATGATCCTCAGGTCGACCTTAATATTGTTGACTCCGCCGACTCTGACGAATTCCTGCTGTTCGAGAACCTGCAGAAGTTTCGACTGGAGCTCAAGTGGCATGTCGCCGATTTCATCGAGGAACATCGTCCCCTTGTTTGCGACCTCAAATCGTCCCGGTTTGGTCTTGTGAGCACCAGTGAATGCGCCCTTCTCATATCCGAAAAGCTCTGCTTCAAGAAGCTCTCTCGGAATGGCGGCGCAATTGACTTTGGAGAATGCATTGGCCGATCGTGACGACAGCTCATGCAGCATGCGTGCAACGATCTCCTTGCCTGTACCCGACTCACCTCGAATCAACACTGTCAGATCGCTGTCAGCAACCTGTTCGATCAAATTCTTGACTTCGAGTATCTTGGGAGAGTCGCCGATAAATGCATCGTACTGTGACTTCGCCCTTAATTCCTCGTTGACCCGGCGCAGTTCCTTTCTGAGCCGTGCCTTCTCCAGAACAGACTGGAGATGAATTTCGACTTCCTTGACATCAAAGGGCTTGTTGATGAACTCTTCAGCACCATTGTGAATAGACTCGACGACATACTTGGTCTCACCGTGACCGGACAGCATGATGACATCTGACGGAAGGTCAGACTTCTTCAACTTCTTGAGGACTTCAAGTCCGCTCATGCCGGGCATCTTGATATCGAGCAAGATCAACTCCGGCTTATCAGTCGAGGCAATCTGAATTCCTTCGATTCCATCCCTGGCTGTCAGGATCTCATAATCTCCCTCCAGCCCCTCGGAGAGTATCCAGGAGACTTTCGGATCATCGTCTATGATCAGCAGCTTCACTCTATCTTGTTTCATTGCAACCTCTTTGATGCATCTATCTAAACTAACTTATCGGCTCAAGGTTCCGAAAATTAAGCATTTGCATGCGTATTTCCTGCAAACACATGCAATTGAATATCGCTAAAAACCGCCAATGGTCAACAAAAACCAACCTATTGTGCTGGGACGGGTTAGACAGGCAAATCTACGAAGAACGATGTCCCCTTACCGACACGTGAAGAGACATTCACTTTGCCATTGTGCGCCATGATGATACGTTCCACAACGGCGAGCCCAAGTCCGGTTCCCGTTTCTTTACTTGTGTGGTACCGTTCGAATATCTTATCCAGATCCTCTGGCTCAATGCCGACTCCGTTGTCGACCACTTCAACCCGGACATAATCCTTGCTTTCATCCGGATCTTTGTAAAGTGACGTGATGAATCGGACCTTGCCCCCCTCCCCCCTGATCGCATCAAAAGCGTTCATGACAAGATTGAGCATGATCTCTATCATCTCGTTGTAGTTAAGCGATATGGCCGGCAGATTGGGGGCGAAGTCGGAATCGAACTCGATATTCCGCTTTCTGGCATCGGTATCGACCAACTTCAAAACCTGCAGCAGAACGTCTTCGATTTTCCTCTTCTCCATCTGGTACTTGTTTGGATTGGAGAAATCGACCAGTTCTCTGACGAGCTGAGAAAGCCGAAGCAACTCTTGATCGACTATGTCGATGATTTCTACGTCCCTGGATTCTTTGCTGATGCGTGCCTTTAATACCTGAAGACTACCTCTGATGTTCGTCAGCGGTTTCTTGAGATCGTGCGAGATCTCCGACATCATGTTTCCCATGGTCATCAGTCTGGTAGCATTCAGAATAGCCCGTTGCCGCTCATATACGGACGTCGCCTGAGAAGCGATAATTGAGGAGATATATTCGTGATCGATTGCAAACACCTTTTCGGTGAGGCTGCCAAGGCAGAATAGGCCGTGCAGCATACCCTGCGCATAAATCGGGACTGATGAAAATGCGGCGATCCTCTCACCTTCGGGAAGATTGCTCTTGATGAAATCCCTGACTTTCGATGTCCTCTCCGGTCCGCTGGAGACTTCGCTGTCAGTCAGTGTGATCTCGCTCTGCAACAGTTCTGCCGCAGACTCCTTAGCCCATCCTTCCCAGAAAGTGACGACCATTTTCTTCGATCGGTTATTCCATGACATCCAGACTGAGAAGTCCAAAGGTATAATCTCTTTTATTGACTCGTGGATAAACGAGCTCATTCTGTCAAATCTCTCGATCGCCGGAATCATCGACGCAATCTCGTACAGAACAGCGAACTGTTTGAGTTTTCTGCGAGCATCTTCATAGTGGTTAGCGTCGTCAATAGCCATTGCCGCTTGTGAAGCGAAAGTTGTGAGAAGTTTCATGTCCTGGCGACCGAAGACTTCATCGCCCTTTTTATCGGTCAGATTGATGACCCCCAGGATTTCGTTCTTGATTTTCAGCGGCACGCACAGGAAGGATTTGGACTGATAGTGATCCTTTGCTGTTCTCTTGAACCTCTGGTCTTTCTCGATATCTTCCACCATCACCGGCTTGCCTGACTGCGCGACATATCCTGCAATAGACGACCCCAGCGGCAGAACGGTGTTATTCATAACCTGCCTGTCGACTCCGAGACCTGCCTGTATCCTCAACTCGTTGCTGTCTCTGTCAAGGAGCATAATTGATCCGGTTGCGGCTCCGATTACCGTGGTCGCAAGATTGATTATCTGCGCAAGAAGTTCCGGAAGTTCGACCGTCGTAGAGAGCGACTTGCCTGCTCGATAGAGAGCATTGATCTCTGCGATTCTGCGCTTCAGAAGATGATTCTTTTGCTGCAATTCGTTCACAAGCTGCTCGCGGGCCCTATCGGACCGCCGCTTGTCGATTGCCCTGTCAACAGCGAGCTTGAGATGCGAGAATTCAACCGGCTTCAGCAAATAGTCATACGCGCCTTCGCTGACAGCTCGCATCGCAGATTCAAGCGAAGCATAAGCAGTCATAAGAATTACTACCGAGTGGGGATCTTTGTCTTTGGCGGCGCGAAGCACATCAATACCATCTTTCCCCGGAAGCTTGATATCCGACAAAACGACATCGTAATATGTGGTGGCGATCTTCTCGCAGGCAGAATCACCGTCGAAGGCGGTCTCAACCTCATGACCAATGCTCGTCAGAAGCGCGTAAAGGCTGTCGCACATCCGCACTTCATCGTCGACTACGAGGATTTTCGCTGCCTGATCAACCATCTGAAACTCCGTTCCCTGTTATAGGAAGCCGAATGATGAAATCCGCCCCGCCGTCCGGATGATTCGAGGCCGTGATCGTGCCTTTGTGCCTCCTGATAATACTCTCGCAAACAGCCAGTCCGAGACCAGTCCCTGATGTCCCTTTCCGTGTCGTGAAGAAGGGCTTGAAGATGCTTACAAGGTCCTTCTCAGGAATGCCCTTGCCACTGTCATGGATGCTAATCGACAGATGCAGGCCATCGGACTCAAGTGAAATGACGATCGTCCCGCACTCAGGTGTGAAATCCTTGGAGTTCATGAGCAGATTGAGGAATATCTGTTTG
This window of the Candidatus Zixiibacteriota bacterium genome carries:
- the fetB gene encoding iron export ABC transporter permease subunit FetB → MAEQIGMYQLAVAYLMLVVVFFLAMSNSLRISRELVVATLRMTLQLFAAGLLLKYVFKIDFWLASVALIVIMIAFAVTVVLGRLEIRVKRLPLILFASMGIGSLSVLAIFIFLVIGREPWYDARYVLPLGGMIIGNSMTACALVTERFIAEVIGKRDQIETSLALGATYKEASMTALRTAYRAALVPTIASMTGMGIVHLPGMMTGQILSGVEPMLAVKYQVAIIAAILAAAALSSLVMLNLLRSRLFNKCHQIERAV
- a CDS encoding sigma-54 dependent transcriptional regulator, which codes for MKQDRVKLLIIDDDPKVSWILSEGLEGDYEILTARDGIEGIQIASTDKPELILLDIKMPGMSGLEVLKKLKKSDLPSDVIMLSGHGETKYVVESIHNGAEEFINKPFDVKEVEIHLQSVLEKARLRKELRRVNEELRAKSQYDAFIGDSPKILEVKNLIEQVADSDLTVLIRGESGTGKEIVARMLHELSSRSANAFSKVNCAAIPRELLEAELFGYEKGAFTGAHKTKPGRFEVANKGTMFLDEIGDMPLELQSKLLQVLEQQEFVRVGGVNNIKVDLRIICATNRDLDVAISNQQFRDDLFYRLNEITIYLPPLRERRDDTPLLVEHFMKKYSTLYKKELQPLSRETISMLVEYDFPGNIRQLENLVKQVIVREDEGIVDDLLLRGQKLQPARSYQPASQLQPVAAGFAAEAETASQPDYSLKKRISRAVAVEEKRLISEVLTKVNWNRRKAAEILEISYRSLLYKIKEYRINEIE
- a CDS encoding GAF domain-containing protein produces the protein MVDQAAKILVVDDEVRMCDSLYALLTSIGHEVETAFDGDSACEKIATTYYDVVLSDIKLPGKDGIDVLRAAKDKDPHSVVILMTAYASLESAMRAVSEGAYDYLLKPVEFSHLKLAVDRAIDKRRSDRAREQLVNELQQKNHLLKRRIAEINALYRAGKSLSTTVELPELLAQIINLATTVIGAATGSIMLLDRDSNELRIQAGLGVDRQVMNNTVLPLGSSIAGYVAQSGKPVMVEDIEKDQRFKRTAKDHYQSKSFLCVPLKIKNEILGVINLTDKKGDEVFGRQDMKLLTTFASQAAMAIDDANHYEDARRKLKQFAVLYEIASMIPAIERFDRMSSFIHESIKEIIPLDFSVWMSWNNRSKKMVVTFWEGWAKESAAELLQSEITLTDSEVSSGPERTSKVRDFIKSNLPEGERIAAFSSVPIYAQGMLHGLFCLGSLTEKVFAIDHEYISSIIASQATSVYERQRAILNATRLMTMGNMMSEISHDLKKPLTNIRGSLQVLKARISKESRDVEIIDIVDQELLRLSQLVRELVDFSNPNKYQMEKRKIEDVLLQVLKLVDTDARKRNIEFDSDFAPNLPAISLNYNEMIEIMLNLVMNAFDAIRGEGGKVRFITSLYKDPDESKDYVRVEVVDNGVGIEPEDLDKIFERYHTSKETGTGLGLAVVERIIMAHNGKVNVSSRVGKGTSFFVDLPV
- a CDS encoding diguanylate cyclase; translation: MFFSDAIGGSSSELDRVITNHNDFASVVRHELKRSERYCSFVSLMTLRLAELADRLQKKFPADNVKAEEFIARLCNVIRATVRSTDVVSRMDRDRIGLLLAETPREGAVTLASRLSDNLSGFLDKTGEQTSKVDVLIEIGSFPGPDRETIEQMLKDFVN
- a CDS encoding ATP-binding cassette domain-containing protein is translated as MNEIGNSDLLFSLENVSLDGESRPVLDSVNLHLQPRQLYLIAGPSGGGKTSLLRLLNGLVYPSSGSVRYLGKDVCDYNQPSYRSEVVSISQEPVMFPGTVSDNIAVAFSYASNASKKMDDVEVLQLMDGLGLSRELLKQDVNILSGGEKQRVALIRSLILSPEVLLADEPTSALDPHSEEKVFEMFGRLKGSLSLVVVSHSTRFLTLADEIVLIARGKIIEKRKTIDAQQFKDFLEDEDGGRNG